From a region of the Brevinema andersonii genome:
- a CDS encoding glycosyltransferase family 2 protein, translating into MWKKRFKEYLNSLINQTYNNIEIICINDGSVGNSLEILQEYKQKYPDKFVILTQENQGLSTARNTGINLMKGEFCLFLDSDDYISPIIIELCIKKMIYFESDGVYFKGIHFAENRILDYMYVLISKYQIS; encoded by the coding sequence ATGTGGAAAAAACGCTTCAAAGAATATCTAAATAGTTTGATAAATCAGACGTATAACAATATAGAAATCATTTGCATTAATGATGGTTCTGTAGGTAATTCTTTGGAGATTCTACAGGAATATAAACAAAAATATCCTGATAAATTTGTTATTTTAACTCAAGAAAATCAAGGTTTAAGTACTGCCAGAAATACTGGTATTAATCTGATGAAAGGGGAATTTTGTCTTTTTTTGGACTCTGATGATTATATTTCTCCTATAATCATAGAACTATGTATCAAAAAAATGATTTATTTTGAATCAGATGGTGTTTATTTCAAAGGAATTCATTTTGCAGAGAATAGGATTTTGGATTATATGTATGTACTTATATCAAAATATCAAATTTCTTGA